CGGCGACGAAACCGGCGACTGCCACCAGTTCACCCAGCGCCTGGCCGAATTGGCGCGCGGGCTGGGCGTGCAGTTCCGCTACGGGGTGGACGTGCAGCGCCTGCAAACGCAGGGCCGCACCGTGACCGGAGTGCACATCGCCCGCCACAACGGCGCGCGCGACGCCAGCCACACCGGCGAAAGCGAGCTGCTGAGCGCCGACCGGGTGGTGGTGGCGCTGGGCTGCGCATCGCACGAGCTGCTGGGCACGCTGGGGCTGGACGTGCCTGTGTACCCCGTCAAAGGCTATTCGCTGACGGTGCCCATCGTCGATGAAGCCCGCGCGCCACGGTCCACCGTGATGGACGAGACGTACAAAGTCGCCGTCACCCGCCTGGGCAACCGCATTCGCGTGGGCGGCATGGCCGAGCTGGCGGGGCACGACCTGCGCCTGAACCCGCGCCGCCGCGAGACGCTGGAACTGGTCACGCAAGGCTTGTTTGCAGGCGCGGGCGACGTGCCCGCCGCATCGTTCTGGACCGGCCTGCGCCCCATGACCCCCGACGGCACGCCCATCCTGGGCCGCGCCCCTGGCTGGGACAACCTGCTGGTCAACACCGGCCACGGCACCCTGGGCTGGACCATGGCCTGCGGCAGCGGCAAGCTGCTGGCCGACTTGACGCTGGGCCGCCAGCCCGACATCAGCACCGACGGGCTGAGCGCCGATCGCTATGGTAAGAATAGCGGCCAGCGCAGCATGGGCGGGCGCCAGCTGCCAGTTCACGCCTGATACGCGCCGCCGCGCGGTCGTCCCGCCACCTTCCGCGATGCCCGGCGCTGAATGGGTTGGGCAACGCGGGCGCGCGGATGAGTGTTCATAAGCCTACGCGGCAGAGGACAATGCGTCGGTAATGCCGTAGGCCGAGATGGTTTTCTGAGCTGCCTACGCGGCAGCGAACCCCACCGTGGATAGCCAGCTGAATTTCGATGTTTTCTGAGCTGCCTACGCGGCAGCGAACTCAGCGCCGTCGTCAACGGCTTTTTGGGCGGTTTTCTGAGCTGCCTACGCGGCAGCGAACGCAAAACACTGCCCGAATGTCTGCCACTCGTTTTTCTGAGCTGCCTACGCGGCAGCGAACATCGTGGAGAGCTTCCCCCGCCAGTGCGTGCTTTTCTGAGCTGCCTACGCGGCAGCGAACGCAACCTGGCTGGCGGGCGCGGCACCATCAGCGTTTCTGAGCTGCCTACGCGGCAGCGAACGTTCCCTACGACCCGCACCTGCCGGTGCATACTTTCTGAGCTGCCTACGCGGCAGCGAACAATGGCGTGCCCACCACATGGCCGTTCTCTATTTTCTGAGCTGCCTACGCGGCAGCGAACGCGCCCAAGACCAGCACAGGAACGTACAGAGATTTCTGAGCTGCCTACGCGGCAGCGAACGTGTTCGTGGCCACGGACATCAACTTGCGCCCTTTCTGAGCTGCCTACGCGGCAGCGAACGTTGGTGCGCTGGCTGGTGCTGCGGGGTTTGTTTTCTGAGCTGCCTACGCGGCAGCGAACGCCGAATATCCAGCCCGCAAAAGAAGGCGAATTTTTCTGAGCTGCCTACGCGGCAGCGAACTACAAGCAGTGCCAGCGCAAGCAGATGGGGCTTTTCTGAGCTGCCTACGCGGCAGCGAACGATATGTCTGGCGGCAAGAAATTTGAGGACATTTTCTGAGCTGCCTACGCGGCAGCGAACCATGACTGGGCTGGCCAAGGGCACTGCTGGCTTTTCTGAGCTGCCTACGCGGCAGCGAACGAGGAGATCGTTCGCCATCAGATTTCCTCGTATTTCTGAGCTGCCTACGCGGCAGCGAACATCATCCCGCCGACGGCGGACTATCCCAATGGTTTCTGAGCTGCCTACGCGGCAGCGAACCTCGTCCGCACCAGAATACATGGATGCGTCCATTTCTGAGCTGCCTACGCGGCAGCGAACCCCGCATCTGAACGTCCCGAGCTTGCCGACGTTTTCTGAGCTGCCTACGCGGCAGCGAACACAGGTTGTCGTCGGGCAGCATCTTGCGGTATTTTCTGAGCTGCCTACGCGGCAGCGAACCTGCATTGGCCGAGGTCACTGCGTCGCTGATATTTCTGAGCTGCCTACGCGGCAGCGAACCTGAGCGTGCCCGAGAGGGGCATGCCACTGTTGTTTCTGAGCTGCCTACGCGGCAGCGAACCTGGCGTTTGTCCCCGAATTGACCCAGGCCGATTTCTGAGCTGCCTACGCGGCAGCGAACGATGCGCATGTGCGCATCACCGCTGCCGCACTTTTCTGAGCTGCCTACGCGGCAGCGAACAGGCAGCGTGAGATCGCGATTCAGATCATGAATTTCTGAGCTGCCTACGCGGCAGCGAACGGCAAGCCGCAGTCCTTCACCGACGCGGACTATTTCTGAGCTGCCTACGCGGCAGCGAACGATGGGACGCGAGGGGCCTCTGCGCTCCATCTTTTCTGAGCTGCCTACGCGGCAGCGAACTCAGCACCAACACCAACACCGGCTGCGGCGGATTTCTGAGCTGCCTACGCGGCAGCGAACATTCCCTCACCGTCACCGCCACCGATGGCGAGTTTCTGAGCTGCCTACGCGGCAGCGAACGACGATTGGGCCGACACCTTCGCCCGCGTGATTTTCTGAGCTGCCTACGCGGCAGCGAACGACGAAGCCGGGTTTGATGACGTACTTGACCTTTTCTGAGCTGCCTACGCGGCAGCGAACCGGTGGGCAGGCTGCGCACGTCGGGGCGGCCCATTTCTGAGCTGCCTACGCGGCAGCGAACCATGCAGCGCTGGCCCAGGCCGGTGGCGACCATTTCTGAGCTGCCTACGCGGCAGCGAACGCGCCGTTGGTGAGGATGAGGGGCAGGCGGTTTTTCTGAGCTGCCTACGCGGCAGCGAACTGAAGCGTGAATGCAAGGGGCGCACGAATGCGTTTCTGAGCTGCCTACGCGGCAGCGAACTTTCTCGGCCCACGGCGCCGCGCGCTTCGTGTTTTCTGAGCTGCCTACGCGGCAGCGAACCGCGTGCTGCGCCGTGCGGCCGCGCGCATCGTTTTCTGAGCTGCCTACGCGGCAGCGAACGCCCAGCGGGCGCACTGTTCTGGACGAGGTTGTTTCTGAGCTGCCTACGCGGCAGCGAACGCATCAAGACCTATCAGGCGCTGGTTGAAACCTTTCTGAGCTGCCTACGCGGCAGCGAACTCTTCGGAGACCACGTAGTAGCCGCCCACCTCTTTCTGAGCTGCCTACGCGGCAGCGAACGTCCCCAACTTGCAGCGGTCGCTGCGGCAGTATTTCTGAGCTGCCTACGCGGCAGCGAACTGGCCGGTATTACTCGCCCGCTGAGTGCTACCTTTCTGAGCTGCCTACGCGGCAGCGAACAGCTGCAATCGCCCGGCCGATTTACTGTGCGTTTTCTGAGCTGCCTACGCGGCAGCGAACTTCCCAGCTGCTGCACATGCCCACGCTGACCTTTTCTGAGCTGCCTACGCGGCAGCGAACTACCACCACGGCGTGAGGGTCCTTGAGGTCAATTTCTGAGCTGCCTACGCGGCAGCGAACGTGCTGACCATCAGCCGCCGAAAACGCACCAATTTCTGAGCTGCCTACGCGGCAGCGAACGCATGCAGCCTGCAGCTGGCCGGTGTTGGCAATTTCTGAGCTGCCTACGCGGCAGCGAACCAACAAGTCGATCCGGTGGCAGCCGGTTTGGCTTTCTGAGCTGCCTACGCGGCAGCGAACCAGATACCCCGGCGGTGCGCGCCAGCATCAGCATTTCTGAGCTGCCTACGCGGCAGCGAACTGCGCTATCTACCTCAATGCGCTGCTGCGCGATTTCTGAGCTGCCTACGCGGCAGCGAACTGCAGGGGTTGCAGACTGGCCTTATTGCGCTGTTTCTGAGCTGCCTACGCGGCAGCGAACTGCCAGTCAGGCAGCATCAGGACGTGGCTGCATTTCTGAGCTGCCTACGCGGCAGCGAACGGCGCCGGGGCGTCGTAGAAAGCCCCATCATTTTTCTGAGCTGCCTACGCGGCAGCGAACAGCTGGCCAGGCGGCAGCAACGCCTGGAACAATTTCTGAGCTGCCTACGCGGCAGCGAACGAGCTGCGCCGCGTAACGCCCGACCAGATCGATTTCTGAGCTGCCTACGCGGCAGCGAACTCCATGATGCCAACCGGCATCGGGGCGGATACTTTCTGAGCTGCCTACGCGGCAGCGAACTCAGGCCATTGGCCAGCCCAGCGTGACGGTGTTTTCTGAGCTGCCTACGCGGCAGCGAACTCGGCGCCCGCGAAATCGTTGCGCTGCTTCTCTTTCTGAGCTGCCTACGCGGCAGCGAACGATTGCCTACTCACTCTCCCTTTCTCTTGATTTTTCTGAGCTGCCTACGCGGCAGCGAACACTGAGCCGCGCAATGTCGGCGTCGCTGAGCATTTCTGAGCTGCCTACGCGGCAGCGAACCGCGAAGTCGATGAAAGTTGCTCGCGTCAGCGTTTCTGAGCTGCCTACGCGGCAGCGAACTCCATGCGCGCAGGCGTTGCGGTGAAGCCCACTTTCTGAGCTGCCTACGCGGCAGCGAACCGGACGCGGCTTGCTTGCGCGCCACGCCTTTATTTCTGAGCTGCCTACGCGGCAGCGAACTAGTCCGACAGCGGCGCGCGGTCCAGCTGCGCTTTCTGAGCTGCCTACGCGGCAGCGAACTATGGAGGTCTCCCCTTGTCTGAATGGCTTGTTTTCTGAGCTGCCTACGCGGCAGCGAACATGGCATCGCCCAGCCCACGCATTTGCGTCAGTTTCTGAGCTGCCTACGCGGCAGCGAACATGGAGCGCGACGGCTACACCCGCGCCGGCGTTTTCTGAGCTGCCTACGCGGCAGCGAACCCGTTTGCCGAGCGTGACGTGGTTCTGATTCATTTCTGAGCTGCCTACGCGGCAGCGAACCTGCTGGCGTGGGGCGCGCGCGGCTACGTGCATTTCTGAGCTGCCTACGCGGCAGCGAACGCTTGACGTTTCCGTTCGCACCGTTCACGACTTTTCTGAGCTGCCTACGCGGCAGCGAACGTAGGCCAGCGGCACCGGCTTCTCGCCGGATTCTTTCTGAGCTGCCTACGCGGCAGCGAACCCGACGCCACCGCCGCCGTCAACGCCGAGCGCTTTCTGAGCTGCCTACGCGGCAGCGAACAAAACCGCGTCAACGTCAAGCGAATGACGGCATTTCTGAGCTGCCTACGCGGCAGCGAACCCATAGCGCAGCTTGTAGTAACTGGCGTAATGTTTCTGAGCTGCCTACGCGGCAGCGAACCTCCCCAGCGCGGCCGCGTTGACCTGGCGCGATTTCTGAGCTGCCTACGCGGCAGCGAACACCACGCCACGCTGGCGCGCAGGGCCGGTTCTTTTCTGAGCTGCCTACGCGGCAGCGAACAATCACCCGCTAGCGCCTATCAGTCAAGCGCTTTTCTGAGCTGC
This genomic interval from Ottowia oryzae contains the following:
- a CDS encoding D-amino acid dehydrogenase, producing the protein MKVIVLGGGVVGVTTAYYLARGGAQVTVVERQDGAALETSFANAGQVSPGYSTPWAAPGIPVKALKWMLQRHAPLAIRADGSLFQLRWMAQMLKNCTSARYAVNKERMTRVAEYSRDCLRQLRADTGIQYDQRTLGTLQVFRTPKQLQAVQSDIAVLRECEVPFRELRADELPEIEPALAHAPGLVGGLHLPGDETGDCHQFTQRLAELARGLGVQFRYGVDVQRLQTQGRTVTGVHIARHNGARDASHTGESELLSADRVVVALGCASHELLGTLGLDVPVYPVKGYSLTVPIVDEARAPRSTVMDETYKVAVTRLGNRIRVGGMAELAGHDLRLNPRRRETLELVTQGLFAGAGDVPAASFWTGLRPMTPDGTPILGRAPGWDNLLVNTGHGTLGWTMACGSGKLLADLTLGRQPDISTDGLSADRYGKNSGQRSMGGRQLPVHA